The following proteins are encoded in a genomic region of Desulfurococcaceae archaeon:
- a CDS encoding SMC family ATPase, producing the protein MRILGVLVENIRSYKKDVIILPPNGITVIYGPSGSGKTSLLMSINFALFGMATGSKSGDLFDSYKTPHGVDLLRVDSARGRVKLLVALGNKLYVIERTLEKQGNRFSSGTGAVEEYALDDRGVLKLAKKRVFESRTEMDSYIADILGVREKRSERGVATPLVYTTALYVPQFKAHEVMALESKERIEIVERALGLEKYKLFKSNYEKILKVLKDRLKEIEVKSSEYSKRLKEKNKDKLLKDKEQLLAERNKVMQEKDVVENEYTKLVEQERVLLDRLKSLELKKQELYRKVEEHRKIEDKLMEVEKKIAELLKIEEYRGHPANKVVEMLQKKLRELEAEKGALEGEITNIDVKLATVEDELGRLRAKLILLEKNASERKKEAEVVGNVLAETEKEYKEIEELVKKGICPVCRQPITHEHGLKLIMEKSKKIDAEKARLEQLSRELEELTKEIEEFKKAEKALEEEKSRLSEERSSVMKRRDDVFGEIKKLSELLTVLNELLSLRNSLVSEIAKISAEEIRLSLKAVEKEIPGIYSELEKTRQRIKSILERREKLAKELGRIEEALKVVERDLREVEKLNEELTKIQSKLNTMKSVGELLERASQAIEEVEISVLKILASEFRRYFYEYIAALIPDQPVEVAVMDDFSLSQKIKIGGSFYDVSSLSGGQSTAISLAYRLALNQTVRKYSPTLRKGVLILDEPTTGFSRELVIRLKDLLKGMSGIEGQVIVVTHDEALIEAGDCKIRLSLDVNEHKTLIDYEDCALEEDYRRLVEDLLKGRHEIQRMEVPRSADEFEPKVTFTTS; encoded by the coding sequence ATGAGAATACTAGGAGTCCTCGTAGAAAACATCAGAAGCTACAAGAAAGACGTAATCATTCTACCTCCAAACGGTATAACGGTAATCTATGGACCTAGTGGAAGCGGTAAGACAAGCCTACTAATGTCCATCAACTTCGCCCTCTTCGGCATGGCCACGGGCTCGAAAAGCGGAGACCTCTTTGATTCCTACAAAACCCCCCATGGAGTAGACCTCTTGAGAGTGGACAGTGCTCGCGGAAGGGTAAAACTGCTTGTAGCACTAGGTAACAAGCTCTACGTCATTGAGAGAACCCTCGAAAAGCAGGGTAATAGGTTCTCATCGGGAACTGGAGCCGTGGAGGAGTACGCCTTAGATGACCGCGGGGTTTTAAAGCTCGCTAAAAAGAGGGTATTTGAATCTAGGACGGAAATGGATAGCTATATCGCGGACATTCTCGGTGTTCGTGAAAAGAGATCTGAACGGGGCGTTGCAACACCTCTAGTGTACACAACTGCACTTTACGTTCCACAATTCAAGGCCCACGAAGTAATGGCACTCGAGAGTAAGGAGAGAATTGAAATCGTTGAGAGGGCCCTTGGCCTTGAAAAGTACAAGTTATTCAAGAGTAATTACGAAAAAATCCTAAAGGTCCTCAAAGACAGGCTTAAGGAAATTGAAGTGAAAAGTAGCGAGTACTCGAAGAGGCTTAAGGAAAAGAATAAAGATAAATTGCTTAAAGATAAGGAGCAGCTATTAGCAGAGCGCAACAAGGTTATGCAGGAAAAAGACGTGGTTGAAAACGAGTACACTAAGCTAGTAGAGCAGGAAAGGGTGCTTCTGGATAGGCTGAAAAGCCTTGAATTGAAAAAACAGGAGTTGTACAGAAAAGTCGAAGAACATAGAAAGATCGAGGATAAACTGATGGAGGTGGAAAAGAAAATTGCCGAGTTACTCAAGATTGAAGAGTACAGGGGCCATCCAGCTAATAAAGTCGTTGAAATGCTCCAAAAAAAGCTAAGAGAGCTGGAAGCGGAAAAAGGCGCGTTAGAGGGCGAGATCACCAATATAGACGTAAAACTGGCTACCGTAGAAGATGAGCTCGGAAGACTTAGGGCTAAGCTAATATTGCTCGAGAAAAACGCGTCGGAGCGTAAGAAAGAGGCTGAAGTAGTCGGCAATGTCTTAGCTGAAACGGAGAAGGAGTATAAGGAAATAGAAGAGCTGGTTAAAAAAGGCATATGCCCCGTTTGCAGGCAACCTATTACCCACGAACACGGGTTGAAGCTCATCATGGAAAAGAGCAAAAAAATAGATGCTGAAAAAGCTAGGCTTGAACAGCTTTCCAGGGAGCTCGAAGAACTGACCAAGGAGATAGAGGAGTTCAAGAAAGCCGAAAAAGCACTCGAAGAAGAGAAGAGCCGGCTTAGCGAGGAAAGGAGCTCTGTAATGAAGCGGCGAGATGATGTGTTCGGAGAAATCAAGAAATTGTCGGAGTTACTTACCGTACTCAACGAATTACTTTCGCTTAGAAATAGCCTAGTAAGCGAGATAGCGAAGATCAGCGCAGAGGAGATAAGACTTAGCTTGAAGGCTGTGGAAAAGGAAATACCCGGTATATACTCTGAGCTGGAAAAAACACGGCAGCGGATTAAAAGTATTCTAGAGAGGAGAGAGAAGTTAGCGAAAGAGCTGGGTAGAATTGAGGAAGCCCTAAAAGTCGTAGAAAGGGATTTAAGAGAAGTTGAAAAGTTAAACGAGGAGCTCACAAAGATTCAAAGTAAACTAAATACCATGAAAAGTGTAGGCGAGCTCCTCGAACGGGCTTCACAGGCCATAGAAGAGGTCGAGATAAGTGTTTTAAAGATCCTAGCAAGCGAATTCCGCCGCTACTTCTACGAGTACATTGCTGCTCTGATCCCCGATCAGCCGGTGGAGGTTGCTGTAATGGACGATTTTAGCCTGTCACAGAAAATAAAGATCGGTGGGTCTTTTTACGATGTATCATCTCTCAGTGGTGGTCAAAGTACGGCAATCAGCCTCGCGTACAGGCTTGCTTTAAACCAAACCGTGAGAAAGTATTCTCCCACGCTCAGAAAAGGTGTACTAATACTCGATGAGCCTACAACAGGGTTTAGTAGGGAACTCGTAATCAGGCTTAAAGACCTGTTGAAGGGCATGAGCGGCATTGAAGGACAGGTAATAGTTGTAACGCACGATGAAGCACTGATAGAGGCCGGTGACTGCAAAATCAGGCTTAGCTTAGACGTGAACGAGCACAAGACCTTAATAGATTACGAGGATTGCGCTCTCGAAGAGGATTACAGAAGGCTTGTGGAGGATCTACTTAAAGGCAGGCACGAGATCCAGCGAATGGAAGTGCCGAGATCAGCTGACGAGTTTGAACCCAAAGTCACATTCACTACCAGCTAA
- the cdd gene encoding cytidine deaminase, whose protein sequence is MLWRLVKEAERVLPNSYAPYSGVRVAAAILSESNKVHLGVNVENSSYGLTMCAERVAVSAMITAGDKKPLAIAVVTDAEKPIPPCGACRQVLAEFNPSIIVISYSTKSREHIIADLKQLFPQPFKLRQDLVYSTALF, encoded by the coding sequence ATGCTATGGAGGCTTGTAAAAGAGGCCGAACGTGTATTACCAAATAGCTATGCACCTTACAGCGGTGTACGCGTAGCCGCTGCAATATTATCTGAGAGCAATAAAGTGCACCTGGGTGTAAACGTGGAGAACTCGAGTTATGGGTTAACGATGTGCGCTGAAAGGGTGGCTGTATCGGCGATGATCACAGCTGGTGATAAAAAACCACTAGCTATAGCAGTAGTGACAGACGCAGAAAAACCCATACCTCCCTGCGGAGCCTGCAGACAAGTCCTAGCGGAGTTCAACCCGTCAATTATAGTTATATCTTACAGTACTAAAAGTCGCGAGCACATTATTGCAGATCTAAAACAGCTATTTCCTCAGCCTTTCAAGTTGCGTCAGGACTTGGTGTATTCTACCGCGCTTTTCTAG
- the lysS gene encoding lysine--tRNA ligase produces MARHWIDELADQLYEALVARKKEVYVFNGGLSVSGLQHVGRLRGEIIITETLRKILTSKGLKIKQYLTLYTQDAWKAKDAQVSVFGDHERGKKYAGWPLIRVPDPHSCHANWVEHYWAEFGPFIGEFTDGEIEVVTTTSLYKEGLLEFAKMTIRRREDVRRVVNKYRGRKPYSEGWIPFEPICEKCGRIDTTEAIKLVGDEHVEYVCENCRHRGMAHISEGKLMWRIEWVGVWWSLKVDFEPYGKDHAMPGGSRDSCVDLAVNVYSMKPPEGLPYEWVEWRTIEGRVFDMGSSDFLGFTPRDWLEVAHPHVYRFLVLKTPPMKKLTVGLHEVPQYYNNYFKAERLYYGLEKATNPEEEVLLARSYELSYPRGSPPRKPPEQVPYLHLAILAQIIPPDKWNVEAIMRLKSSKHVSEEPTEYGVRRILETVPRAYSWLMKYGPADLKFRLNTLDEAEKWAEKIPVELMDVFKSVYENLESMSEWSEETVKEALVSVTSRLQNATIKKFYEHFYQVLVGKPSGPRAAPLLALIGKDKAMAYMAIASRRMR; encoded by the coding sequence ATGGCACGCCACTGGATAGATGAATTAGCAGACCAGCTCTACGAAGCGCTGGTGGCGAGGAAAAAAGAAGTCTATGTATTCAACGGAGGGCTATCGGTATCCGGGTTACAGCATGTTGGGAGGTTGCGAGGAGAGATCATTATAACTGAGACGCTGAGGAAGATACTGACATCTAAAGGCCTTAAGATCAAGCAGTACCTCACCCTCTACACACAAGACGCGTGGAAAGCTAAAGACGCACAGGTGTCCGTATTTGGCGATCATGAACGCGGAAAGAAGTACGCGGGGTGGCCCTTAATACGGGTTCCAGACCCCCACTCCTGCCACGCGAACTGGGTCGAGCACTACTGGGCCGAGTTCGGTCCGTTCATAGGCGAATTCACTGATGGTGAAATAGAAGTAGTAACTACTACAAGCCTCTATAAAGAAGGGCTTCTAGAGTTCGCGAAGATGACGATCAGGAGAAGAGAGGATGTGAGAAGAGTGGTGAATAAATACCGTGGTAGAAAGCCCTACTCAGAAGGCTGGATACCCTTCGAGCCCATATGTGAGAAGTGTGGCAGAATAGACACTACAGAGGCCATTAAGCTGGTTGGTGACGAACATGTGGAGTACGTGTGCGAGAACTGCAGGCATAGAGGAATGGCGCATATTAGCGAAGGCAAGTTAATGTGGAGAATAGAGTGGGTTGGGGTTTGGTGGAGTCTTAAAGTAGACTTTGAGCCTTATGGTAAGGACCACGCAATGCCTGGTGGCAGTCGCGATAGCTGTGTCGACCTCGCGGTAAATGTTTACTCAATGAAACCGCCAGAAGGGCTACCATACGAGTGGGTAGAGTGGAGGACTATTGAAGGCAGGGTGTTCGACATGGGCAGTAGCGATTTCCTCGGTTTCACTCCGAGAGACTGGTTAGAAGTCGCGCATCCGCATGTCTATAGGTTTCTTGTCTTAAAAACTCCGCCGATGAAAAAGCTCACTGTAGGTCTCCATGAAGTTCCTCAATACTACAACAACTATTTCAAAGCCGAGAGGCTTTACTATGGGCTCGAAAAAGCAACCAATCCCGAGGAGGAGGTATTACTCGCCAGAAGCTACGAGCTTAGCTATCCGCGCGGATCGCCACCACGGAAACCACCTGAACAAGTACCATACCTGCACTTGGCGATCTTAGCGCAGATCATTCCACCGGATAAGTGGAACGTGGAGGCTATTATGAGGTTAAAGTCAAGTAAGCACGTCTCAGAGGAGCCGACAGAATACGGTGTTCGAAGAATATTGGAAACCGTTCCTAGAGCATACAGCTGGCTAATGAAGTATGGTCCCGCCGACTTGAAATTCAGGCTAAACACGCTTGATGAGGCAGAAAAGTGGGCCGAGAAGATACCGGTAGAGCTAATGGACGTGTTTAAGAGTGTATACGAGAACCTAGAATCTATGAGCGAATGGAGCGAAGAAACCGTGAAGGAGGCCTTAGTATCGGTCACCTCAAGGCTCCAAAACGCGACCATCAAGAAGTTCTATGAGCACTTCTACCAAGTATTGGTTGGTAAGCCCAGCGGTCCTCGCGCGGCACCGCTCCTAGCCTTAATTGGCAAAGACAAAGCGATGGCTTATATGGCAATAGCGTCTAGGAGGATGAGATGA
- a CDS encoding polyprenol monophosphomannose synthase has product MIKQGMKTSQPRISIVVPTYNERENIGKLIELLAEYLKEHDYEIVVVDDNSPDGTAEVAESYSFKHPVKVVRRPGKMGLTSAIYDGVKNASGDVIVVMDADLQHPPSLVPRLVSKIQECDVVIASRYSKEGGIERWNLTRKLISLGAVLVTRLLVQECRGVKDPVSGFFAARREVISRWKPIVPEGYKALVEILSTAKPRRVCEEPYVFKGRSSGKSKLGSRVVLLHIKLLFKLHPSLVTAFTILVALLLSLLIWLCAKSIF; this is encoded by the coding sequence ATGATAAAACAGGGTATGAAAACCTCGCAGCCCCGGATTTCAATCGTAGTCCCCACGTATAATGAAAGAGAAAACATCGGCAAGCTGATAGAGCTGCTTGCGGAGTACCTCAAGGAACACGACTACGAAATAGTGGTAGTAGACGATAACAGTCCTGACGGAACAGCCGAGGTGGCTGAATCGTACTCGTTCAAACACCCCGTTAAAGTCGTGAGAAGGCCCGGAAAAATGGGGCTTACCTCTGCCATATATGACGGTGTAAAAAACGCCTCAGGCGATGTGATCGTAGTAATGGATGCGGATCTACAGCACCCTCCAAGCCTCGTGCCTAGGCTAGTCTCAAAAATTCAAGAATGCGATGTAGTGATCGCTTCAAGGTACTCGAAGGAGGGCGGAATAGAGAGGTGGAACTTGACCAGGAAGCTGATCTCCCTTGGAGCAGTCCTAGTAACGAGACTTCTCGTTCAGGAGTGCCGGGGGGTCAAAGACCCCGTTAGCGGGTTTTTCGCCGCGCGCAGGGAGGTGATTTCACGGTGGAAGCCCATTGTACCAGAGGGCTACAAAGCACTGGTGGAGATACTAAGTACGGCGAAGCCTAGGCGGGTATGCGAGGAGCCTTATGTGTTTAAAGGTAGGAGCTCCGGTAAGTCCAAGCTAGGTAGCAGGGTCGTCCTCCTGCACATTAAGCTACTCTTTAAGTTGCATCCCTCACTTGTAACGGCCTTTACCATATTAGTAGCGCTTTTATTATCCCTCTTAATTTGGCTCTGTGCGAAAAGTATATTTTAA
- the ileS gene encoding isoleucine--tRNA ligase, with protein MSTSWRMAGSYDPHELEKLVLKFWEDNKVYQLVKRETSKSTLFFNFIDGPPYPTGDVPHIGTAWNKSLKDAILRYMRMKGYRVNDRPGYDCHGLPIEVKVEQKLGIKLKKEIEEKIGIDRFIEECKKFAVLNLSVMTEWFKQLGVFMDWENPYLTLTDEYIEAAWWLIKQADVRGLLEAEHRVVHWCPRCSTTLAEYEVEYKDIEDPSIYVKFPLREEANTYLVVWTTTPWTLPANVFVMAHPDEVYVKVVVNGETWIMAAKRLEAVMKDCRVKNYEVVEEIPGEELVKYTYEHPLKEIVPLQEKLSAYHKVLLAPEYVSMYEGTGLVHAAPGHGFEDYEVALRYNLREAVVCPVNEEGKFTEEAGLFSGMNVREANEHIINALKEKNALIHHDTIVHRYPVCWRCKTPTILRATRQWVIKVTKLKEELKREASKVNWIPSWALTRLMNMVENVQDWVVSRQRYWGTPLPVWTCPNGHRVVIGSMEELVRYSGTMPKELHRPWIDQVTLECPYCSLKMKRVPDVVDVWLDSGVAFYASRGHPSKLGKEDVILDFIVEGHDQIRGWFFSLLRSGVLGFNVAPYRAVLVHGFMLDEQGREMHKSLGNYVGLDEAIEKAGRDPLRLWLLSNTVWEDVRFSWRELDEARRDLTILWNISVFAKTYMDVDRYDPTKHPLEKYMEVLKPEDKWILSRVNTLVRRFDSYMRNYDVAGATRLTRSFIVEDLSHWYIKLARPRVWIEENVAEKMAVYATLYYVLDRLVRLIAPITPFIAEYIYQALFRDYYGAPSVHVLKLPEVDSRLIDGRLEEYMDIVREVYRASSSARMKAGLKLRQPVRKITIYTDNEEVREALRSLSDIVRFMCNAKMVEIAEAKKIADITRYKVKPKYRALGPKYRDLVKRILEYVEMNADSVAKCIIERGVHRTIVAGVEIELTGEDVEIVPYYVEGFLVEDFKHGVVALDTRLTTEEVAEGLARDIIRRIQVMRKKLNLPLLAKIKVIVVAPADRISLLEMKREYIMNETRSVELMITSSREFAGSLGGLVEEWDIDDELYVIEVMQAE; from the coding sequence ATGTCAACCTCGTGGAGGATGGCGGGGTCTTACGATCCTCACGAACTGGAAAAACTAGTACTAAAGTTCTGGGAGGATAATAAAGTATACCAGCTGGTAAAGCGAGAAACCAGTAAAAGCACTCTGTTCTTCAATTTTATAGATGGCCCACCCTATCCAACGGGTGACGTACCGCACATAGGTACTGCGTGGAACAAATCCCTCAAGGACGCCATACTTAGATACATGAGAATGAAGGGGTATAGAGTAAACGATAGACCGGGATATGACTGCCACGGCCTTCCAATAGAAGTCAAGGTTGAACAGAAGCTAGGTATAAAGCTAAAGAAGGAAATAGAAGAAAAAATAGGCATTGATAGGTTCATCGAGGAATGCAAAAAATTCGCAGTATTGAACTTGAGTGTAATGACTGAATGGTTCAAACAACTTGGAGTATTCATGGACTGGGAAAACCCCTACCTAACGCTTACAGATGAATATATTGAAGCAGCTTGGTGGTTGATTAAACAAGCTGATGTGCGCGGACTACTCGAAGCCGAGCATAGAGTCGTACACTGGTGTCCCCGTTGCTCAACCACGCTAGCCGAATACGAGGTAGAGTATAAAGATATTGAAGATCCAAGCATATATGTTAAGTTCCCCCTGAGAGAGGAGGCGAACACGTACCTGGTTGTATGGACTACCACGCCTTGGACGCTTCCCGCCAATGTTTTCGTAATGGCGCATCCCGACGAAGTTTACGTCAAGGTCGTAGTTAACGGTGAAACATGGATCATGGCGGCGAAGAGGCTCGAAGCCGTCATGAAGGATTGCCGCGTCAAGAACTACGAAGTCGTAGAAGAGATTCCGGGAGAAGAGCTCGTTAAATATACTTATGAACATCCACTCAAAGAGATCGTGCCGCTCCAAGAGAAACTTAGCGCTTACCACAAAGTTTTGCTAGCACCTGAATACGTATCAATGTACGAAGGTACAGGACTAGTGCACGCAGCGCCGGGACACGGCTTTGAAGACTACGAGGTGGCGTTGAGGTATAACCTGCGAGAAGCAGTGGTATGCCCCGTTAACGAAGAAGGGAAGTTTACCGAAGAAGCTGGACTGTTTTCGGGAATGAACGTGAGAGAGGCTAACGAGCACATCATCAATGCCCTTAAAGAAAAAAACGCGCTAATACACCACGATACAATAGTTCATAGATACCCTGTGTGCTGGAGGTGTAAAACACCCACAATACTCAGGGCAACGAGGCAGTGGGTAATTAAAGTTACCAAGTTAAAAGAGGAGCTCAAGAGGGAAGCTAGTAAGGTTAATTGGATACCCTCTTGGGCACTCACGAGATTAATGAATATGGTTGAAAACGTACAAGACTGGGTTGTATCCCGGCAAAGGTACTGGGGAACACCGCTACCCGTATGGACGTGTCCTAACGGTCATAGAGTTGTAATAGGTAGTATGGAGGAATTAGTTAGGTATTCCGGTACAATGCCCAAAGAGCTTCATAGGCCGTGGATCGACCAAGTCACGTTAGAGTGCCCCTACTGTAGCCTTAAAATGAAGAGAGTACCGGATGTAGTAGACGTGTGGCTCGATAGTGGCGTGGCGTTTTACGCTTCGCGGGGGCACCCCAGCAAGCTTGGAAAAGAAGACGTAATACTAGACTTCATCGTCGAAGGCCACGACCAGATCAGGGGCTGGTTCTTCTCGCTACTAAGATCAGGAGTACTAGGCTTCAATGTAGCTCCTTATAGGGCAGTATTAGTGCACGGTTTCATGCTAGATGAGCAAGGTAGGGAAATGCACAAGAGTCTTGGCAATTACGTAGGCTTGGACGAGGCAATCGAAAAAGCTGGTAGAGACCCCTTAAGGCTCTGGCTACTGAGCAATACGGTATGGGAAGACGTGAGGTTCTCGTGGAGAGAGCTCGATGAGGCCCGAAGAGACCTTACCATACTCTGGAACATCTCGGTCTTTGCGAAGACCTACATGGACGTTGACCGTTACGATCCCACTAAACATCCGCTAGAAAAGTACATGGAAGTCTTGAAACCGGAGGATAAATGGATTCTTAGCAGAGTGAATACGTTGGTACGGCGGTTTGACAGCTACATGCGTAACTACGATGTAGCAGGAGCGACTAGGCTTACAAGGTCATTCATCGTTGAGGACCTCAGCCACTGGTACATTAAGCTGGCCAGGCCTAGAGTGTGGATCGAGGAAAATGTAGCCGAGAAGATGGCTGTGTATGCTACACTTTACTATGTACTTGACAGGTTAGTAAGGCTCATAGCTCCAATAACACCCTTTATCGCAGAGTACATCTATCAGGCTCTCTTTAGAGACTACTATGGGGCGCCGAGCGTGCACGTGCTAAAGCTACCTGAAGTGGATTCCAGGCTCATAGATGGGAGGCTGGAAGAGTACATGGACATTGTTCGCGAGGTGTACAGGGCTTCATCAAGCGCACGCATGAAAGCCGGTTTAAAGTTAAGACAACCCGTTAGAAAAATCACCATATACACGGACAATGAAGAAGTCAGGGAAGCGCTGAGGTCTCTAAGTGACATAGTTAGATTCATGTGCAATGCGAAAATGGTGGAGATCGCGGAGGCGAAGAAAATAGCCGACATCACGCGCTACAAGGTCAAACCCAAGTACAGAGCGCTGGGACCTAAGTATAGGGATTTAGTGAAGAGGATCCTAGAGTACGTGGAGATGAATGCCGATAGTGTGGCAAAGTGTATTATTGAAAGAGGAGTCCACAGAACGATTGTGGCTGGCGTTGAAATAGAGCTCACGGGAGAGGATGTCGAGATCGTTCCATATTATGTAGAAGGCTTCTTAGTGGAGGACTTCAAGCACGGTGTAGTAGCGCTGGACACTAGGTTAACAACCGAGGAAGTGGCCGAAGGCCTGGCCAGGGACATTATTAGAAGGATACAGGTTATGAGGAAAAAACTCAATTTACCCTTGCTAGCTAAGATCAAGGTTATTGTGGTGGCACCGGCAGACCGGATCAGCCTTCTAGAGATGAAGCGGGAGTACATTATGAATGAAACTAGGTCAGTCGAACTAATGATCACAAGTAGCAGGGAGTTCGCAGGCAGTCTCGGAGGCCTCGTCGAAGAGTGGGACATCGATGATGAATTATACGTCATAGAGGTGATGCAGGCTGAGTAA